In a genomic window of Numenius arquata unplaced genomic scaffold, bNumArq3.hap1.1 HAP1_SCAFFOLD_744, whole genome shotgun sequence:
- the LOC141478531 gene encoding olfactory receptor 14J1-like yields the protein MSNSSSITQFLLLAFADTRELQLLHFWLFLGIYLAALLGNGLIITAIACDHRLHTPMYFFLLNLSVLDLGSISTTLPKAMANSLWDTGDISYWGCAAQLFFFIFFIATEFCLLTIMAYDRYVAICKALHYGTLLGSRACVHMAAAAWGSGFLYALLHTANTFSLPLCQGNVLGQFFCEIPQILKLSCSHSYLREVGLLVVSVCIAFGCFVFIVVSYVQIFRAVLRIPSEQGRHKAFSTCLPHLAVVSLFISTGIFSNLKPPSISSPSLDLVVAILYAVLPPAVNPLIYSMRNKELMDSLRKLLIGSFSEEKMPIFLCKLHLM from the coding sequence atgtccaacagcagctccatcacccagttcctcctcctggcattcgcagacacacgggagctgcagctcttgcacttctggctcttcctgggcatctacctggctgccctcctgggaaacggcctcatcatcactgccatagcctgtgaccaccgcctccacacccccatgtacttcttcctcctcaacctctccgttcttgacctgggctccatctccaccactctccccaaagccatggccaattccctctgggacactggggacatctcctactggggatgtgctgcccagctctttttctttatcttctttatTGCAACAGAGTtctgtcttctcaccatcatggcctatgaccgctacgttgccatctgcaaagcCCTGCACTACGgtaccctcctgggcagcagagcttgtgtccacatggcagcagctgcctggggcagtgggtttctctatGCTCTCCTGCATACAGCcaatacattttcactgcccctctgccagggcaatgtcctgggccagttcttctgtgaaatcccccagatcctcaagctctcctgctcacactcctacctcagggaagttgggcttcttgtggtcagtgtctgtattgcatttggctgttttgttttcattgtggtgtcctatgtgcagatcttcagggccgtgctgaggatcccctctgagcagggacggcacaaagccttttccacgtgcctccctcacctggccgtggtctccctgtttatcagcactggaaTATTTTCcaacctgaagcccccctccatctcctccccatcccttgaCCTGGTGGTGGCAATTCTTtatgcagtgctgcctccagcagtgaaccccctcatctacagcatgaggaacaaggaaCTCATGGATTCACTAAGGAAACTGCTGATTGggtctttttcagaagaaaaaatgccTATCTTCCTCTGCAAATTACACCTAATGTAA